A stretch of the Clostridium fungisolvens genome encodes the following:
- the nadA gene encoding quinolinate synthase NadA: protein MSVIEEIIALKREKNAIILAHYYQRPEVQEVADYIGDSYYLSKIAKDSDKNTIVFCGVKFMAESAKILSPHKKVLLPALDAGCPMADMATAEKVLEYKSKYPKAAVVCYINSSAEVKAVSDICCTSSNALKIINSIDNEQIIFLPDKNLASYIQEKVPDKEIIPWPGFCITHKRIQVEEILTAKNSIDDLLVLAHPECEKEIRDLSDFIGSTSEIIDYATSSNNRSFLIATEEGVIHELKKRNPNKKFFTPRGGLMCINMKKTSLNDVRDVLLFEKNEILLDEELRINAFDCLMRMHTI, encoded by the coding sequence ATGTCAGTTATTGAAGAAATTATAGCTTTAAAAAGAGAAAAAAATGCAATAATACTTGCGCACTATTATCAAAGACCAGAAGTACAAGAAGTCGCTGATTATATAGGAGATTCATACTACTTAAGTAAAATAGCTAAGGATTCAGATAAAAACACCATAGTATTTTGTGGTGTTAAATTTATGGCTGAAAGCGCAAAAATACTATCTCCACATAAGAAAGTGCTTCTACCAGCATTAGATGCAGGCTGTCCTATGGCAGATATGGCCACTGCTGAAAAAGTACTAGAGTATAAAAGTAAATACCCTAAGGCTGCTGTAGTTTGTTATATAAATTCCTCTGCAGAAGTAAAAGCTGTAAGTGATATATGTTGTACTTCGTCCAATGCATTAAAGATAATTAACTCAATTGACAATGAACAAATTATATTTTTACCTGATAAAAATTTAGCATCGTATATTCAAGAGAAGGTTCCAGATAAAGAAATAATACCTTGGCCTGGTTTCTGTATCACTCATAAAAGAATTCAAGTGGAAGAAATTCTTACTGCAAAGAATTCAATTGATGATTTACTAGTATTAGCTCATCCTGAATGTGAAAAGGAAATAAGAGATCTTTCAGATTTTATAGGAAGCACCTCAGAAATAATAGACTATGCAACTTCAAGCAATAATAGAAGCTTTTTAATAGCCACAGAAGAAGGAGTTATACATGAACTAAAAAAGAGAAATCCTAATAAAAAATTCTTCACCCCAAGAGGCGGATTAATGTGTATTAACATGAAAAAAACTTCTCTAAATGATGTAAGAGATGTATTACTTTTTGAAAAGAATGAAATTTTACTTGATGAAGAATTAAGAATTAATGCCTTTGATTGCCTGATGAGAATGCATACAATTTAA
- a CDS encoding AAA family ATPase — MKKYLMLIGSPPACGKTYVANEVAKRLPNPVYLDKDTVIPLSKMIYRAANEPYNRDSAFFKEYVRNAEYEAIMDIAFEALPFNSHVMVNAPFAKEFRDEIYISNLKEKLKAYDAELVQVWVHCDIEVCHQRMIDRASERDTWKLQNWDEYVSGQDFSKPEVPGIHIIDNSGSEKVKNDIEKLLKVL, encoded by the coding sequence ATGAAGAAATATTTAATGTTAATAGGATCTCCACCAGCATGTGGAAAAACTTATGTGGCTAACGAAGTAGCTAAAAGACTTCCTAATCCAGTTTATTTGGACAAGGATACTGTAATTCCATTATCAAAAATGATATATAGAGCAGCAAATGAGCCTTACAATAGAGACTCAGCTTTCTTTAAGGAATATGTAAGAAATGCTGAATATGAAGCAATTATGGATATTGCTTTTGAGGCACTACCATTTAACTCGCATGTTATGGTAAATGCACCTTTTGCTAAAGAATTTAGAGATGAAATATACATAAGCAACTTAAAAGAGAAATTAAAAGCTTATGATGCTGAATTGGTACAAGTATGGGTTCATTGTGACATTGAAGTATGTCATCAAAGAATGATTGATAGAGCATCAGAAAGAGATACTTGGAAACTTCAAAATTGGGATGAGTACGTAAGCGGACAAGACTTCTCAAAACCCGAAGTACCAGGAATACATATAATAGACAATTCTGGTTCAGAAAAAGTAAAAAATGACATAGAAAAGCTATTAAAGGTATTATAG
- the nadC gene encoding carboxylating nicotinate-nucleotide diphosphorylase, whose protein sequence is MNWSLYDDIFKNAIKEDAPYGDITTMAITNESKKCTADLIVKEDGVIAGLGVFKRIFEILGPIEIDFYMKDGESVRKGQVIAKIHGKSDVVLTGERVALNFLQRISGIATITKRYVDEIKETNAKLLDTRKTTPNLRVFEKYAVKIGGGINHRLGLSDGILIKDNHIAAAGGISNAINLVKDAVPFVRKIEVEVEDLTQLQEALDAGADIIMLDNMNVETMTEAVQIVNKRALTEASGNITLKNIRTVAMSGVDFISSGTLTHSSNILDLSLKNLKLID, encoded by the coding sequence ATGAATTGGTCGCTTTATGATGATATTTTTAAGAATGCAATTAAAGAAGATGCACCCTATGGTGATATAACCACAATGGCTATAACTAATGAGTCGAAAAAGTGCACTGCAGACTTGATAGTTAAAGAGGATGGAGTAATAGCTGGACTAGGAGTATTTAAGAGGATTTTTGAAATTCTAGGACCTATTGAAATAGATTTTTATATGAAAGATGGCGAATCAGTAAGAAAAGGACAAGTGATCGCAAAGATTCATGGGAAGTCTGATGTTGTTCTAACAGGTGAGAGGGTGGCGTTAAACTTTCTTCAACGTATTAGTGGAATTGCAACTATAACAAAGCGATATGTTGATGAAATTAAAGAAACTAATGCTAAACTTTTGGATACGAGAAAAACTACACCAAACTTGAGAGTGTTTGAAAAATATGCTGTGAAAATTGGAGGTGGAATTAACCACAGGTTAGGACTTAGTGACGGAATTCTAATAAAAGATAATCATATAGCAGCTGCAGGGGGAATTAGTAACGCTATTAATTTAGTAAAAGATGCTGTACCTTTTGTGAGAAAAATAGAAGTAGAGGTTGAAGATTTAACTCAGTTACAAGAAGCCTTAGATGCAGGTGCAGATATAATAATGTTAGATAATATGAACGTTGAAACTATGACGGAAGCAGTTCAAATTGTAAATAAAAGAGCATTAACAGAGGCTTCAGGTAATATAACCTTAAAGAATATAAGAACTGTCGCTATGTCTGGTGTGGATTTTATATCCTCTGGAACATTAACCCATTCATCAAATATTCTTGATTTAAGTCTTAAGAACTTGAAGCTTATAGATTAG
- the mraY gene encoding phospho-N-acetylmuramoyl-pentapeptide-transferase: MKDIITSIVFSFFISIIIGRLIIPALKKEKIGQYIREEQPKNHIKKAGTPIFGGFIFIISTIVTSVVMIKEFNNEVMFIILSILIFATIGFIDDALKTFKKKNEGLKVIQKLILILIGASYLIYFAQQNLNIGDILLIPFTLKNIHIGILYIPFILFFYTCVTNAVNLTDGLDGLAGTVTMLIAIFFTTVCILFDKDNLAIVCGSLFASLIGFLKFNKFPAKVIMGDTGSLALGGFVASIAIILKLPLIIPIIGGIYLIETLTTFIQILVFKITGKKVFKMTPIHHSFELSGYHETKIVKMFSLITVALCIIGYLSLIKILQF; this comes from the coding sequence ATGAAGGATATTATTACATCTATAGTTTTTTCTTTTTTCATTTCAATAATAATTGGGAGGTTAATCATACCTGCTCTAAAAAAAGAAAAAATAGGACAATACATAAGAGAAGAACAGCCTAAGAATCATATAAAGAAAGCTGGTACACCAATTTTTGGAGGATTTATATTTATTATCTCAACAATAGTTACTTCTGTTGTTATGATAAAAGAATTTAACAATGAAGTAATGTTTATTATTTTATCAATTTTAATTTTTGCTACTATTGGTTTTATAGATGATGCGCTTAAAACCTTCAAAAAGAAAAATGAGGGGTTGAAGGTAATTCAAAAGCTTATTCTCATATTAATAGGAGCTAGTTACCTAATATATTTTGCGCAGCAAAACTTGAATATTGGTGATATATTATTGATTCCGTTTACACTTAAAAACATTCATATTGGCATACTTTACATTCCATTTATTCTGTTTTTCTATACCTGTGTGACAAATGCTGTAAACCTAACAGATGGTCTAGACGGATTAGCCGGAACAGTAACAATGCTTATAGCGATCTTTTTTACAACAGTTTGTATTCTTTTTGATAAGGATAACTTAGCCATAGTTTGTGGTTCACTCTTTGCCTCATTAATAGGTTTTTTGAAGTTTAATAAATTTCCAGCTAAAGTAATCATGGGAGACACTGGTTCCTTAGCTTTAGGAGGATTTGTAGCTTCTATAGCAATTATATTAAAGTTACCACTAATCATACCAATAATAGGAGGGATATATCTAATCGAAACATTAACTACATTTATTCAAATATTGGTGTTCAAGATAACAGGGAAAAAGGTATTTAAGATGACTCCAATACATCATTCTTTTGAACTGTCAGGATATCATGAGACTAAAATTGTAAAAATGTTTTCTCTTATAACGGTAGCTCTTTGCATCATTGGCTATTTATCTTTGATTAAGATATTACAATTTTAA
- a CDS encoding DUF6143 family protein — MTFEKNYFKPTEVVSLSKIFYEAVQGKYYVGQTDIICTNGLNIWGALFNPHDSGVNIFVNVITFSNLGDNPFLAQLWINGDFPGKGIRSNKFTSTNTIPCSETIPKGEIIYSNGTCGFPQGGVNIYDRIVPIDTTLVSEEDGKFLIPPGGNFGVFVKAKARQDIKAIFAFGWWEERIRDCKD; from the coding sequence TTGACATTTGAGAAAAATTATTTTAAGCCTACTGAAGTTGTTAGTTTATCAAAAATTTTTTACGAAGCCGTCCAGGGAAAATATTATGTTGGACAAACAGATATAATATGTACAAATGGCCTAAATATATGGGGAGCTTTATTTAACCCACATGATTCTGGAGTCAATATTTTTGTAAATGTAATAACGTTTTCGAATTTAGGCGATAATCCATTTTTAGCCCAATTGTGGATTAACGGAGATTTTCCTGGAAAAGGGATTAGATCTAACAAATTTACTTCAACTAACACAATTCCATGCTCAGAAACTATACCAAAAGGTGAAATAATATATTCTAATGGAACATGTGGATTTCCTCAAGGTGGTGTGAATATTTATGACAGAATTGTTCCTATTGATACCACACTTGTAAGTGAGGAAGATGGAAAATTCTTAATTCCTCCAGGAGGAAACTTTGGTGTATTTGTTAAGGCAAAAGCAAGACAAGATATTAAAGCCATATTTGCCTTTGGATGGTGGGAAGAACGTATAAGAGATTGTAAAGACTAA
- a CDS encoding L-aspartate oxidase, which produces MILNTDVLIIGAGITGLNFALNLRADLDVIILSKNSLQECNSYLAQGGISVLRNEEDYEAYINDTLAAGGFKNRRQAVEILVRESRAAIKRLEELKVPFNRDKNGELIYTREGAHSINRIVHCDDNTGEQLHKVFEKKVSEKVNIKLIENCFFADLLTSKNRCIGALAINEGKELNIIAKATIIATGGIGGLFKNSTNFHSISGDGIAIAIKNNIDVENLNYIQFHPTSFYEDIKDKRRLLISEAVRGEGGRLINKDGSRFVNELLPRDKVTEAIIKEELKSKSNYVYLDLSFLEKDFISKRFPNIYRNCLERGVDITKEPIPVTPAQHYFMGGIKVDMYCRTSMENLYAAGEVSSTGLHGANRLASNSLLESLVFSNRAVEHINRTISPYSVIYKDLIKRLKGDTDYYSNSLSIILQQEIKKVRGDIINELVAL; this is translated from the coding sequence ATGATATTAAATACTGATGTTTTAATAATTGGGGCAGGAATTACAGGATTAAACTTTGCATTAAATTTAAGAGCGGATCTTGATGTAATTATACTTTCTAAGAATAGTCTGCAAGAATGTAATAGTTATTTAGCTCAAGGTGGTATTTCAGTACTTAGGAATGAAGAGGATTATGAAGCGTATATAAATGATACCTTGGCTGCTGGTGGCTTTAAAAATAGAAGACAAGCAGTTGAAATCTTAGTTAGAGAATCAAGAGCTGCAATAAAAAGGCTAGAAGAATTAAAAGTTCCTTTTAATAGAGATAAGAATGGAGAGCTAATTTATACAAGAGAAGGGGCTCATAGTATTAATAGAATAGTACACTGTGATGATAATACTGGCGAGCAGCTTCACAAAGTTTTTGAGAAAAAAGTTAGCGAAAAAGTAAATATAAAGCTCATAGAAAATTGTTTTTTTGCTGATTTATTGACATCGAAAAATAGATGCATTGGAGCTTTAGCAATTAACGAAGGTAAAGAACTTAATATAATTGCTAAAGCAACAATAATTGCAACTGGAGGAATAGGTGGGTTATTTAAAAATTCAACCAATTTTCATTCTATCAGTGGTGATGGTATAGCAATAGCTATAAAAAACAATATTGATGTTGAAAACTTAAACTATATTCAATTTCATCCTACATCCTTCTATGAAGATATAAAGGATAAAAGACGACTCTTAATATCTGAAGCAGTAAGAGGTGAAGGTGGAAGGCTTATAAATAAAGATGGTAGCCGTTTTGTTAATGAGCTTCTTCCTAGAGATAAGGTTACAGAAGCGATTATTAAGGAAGAATTAAAAAGTAAAAGTAATTACGTATATTTAGATTTAAGTTTTTTAGAAAAAGATTTTATATCAAAGAGATTCCCTAACATTTACAGAAATTGTCTGGAAAGAGGAGTAGATATAACAAAGGAACCAATTCCAGTAACACCTGCGCAACATTATTTTATGGGTGGAATTAAGGTTGATATGTATTGTAGAACTTCCATGGAAAATCTTTATGCTGCAGGAGAAGTAAGCTCTACTGGTTTACATGGTGCTAATAGATTAGCAAGTAATTCACTGCTTGAATCATTAGTTTTTTCAAATAGAGCTGTAGAACATATTAATAGAACTATCTCTCCTTATTCAGTAATTTATAAAGATTTAATAAAAAGACTTAAAGGAGATACGGATTACTATAGTAATAGCCTATCTATTATATTGCAACAGGAAATAAAAAAAGTTAGAGGAGATATTATAAATGAATTGGTCGCTTTATGA
- a CDS encoding ABC transporter ATP-binding protein, with amino-acid sequence MKLVLREIEKNFGEKKVLKNASFVFEKGKIYGLLGRNGAGKTTLFNCISGDMKCDNGSVTLYDEIDCEHELDYSNIGFVFSQPSLPEFLTGYEFLKFFIDINIDKISNLLTIDEYFNMVKIDEDDRYRLIKGYSHGMKNKIQMLCFLITRPQIILLDEPLTSFDVVVALQIKNLLKEIKTDHIIIFSTHILQLATDLCDEIVVLNNGILEELDNDILDSKDFEDRIMDILKEERDA; translated from the coding sequence ATGAAGTTAGTGTTGAGAGAAATTGAGAAAAATTTTGGTGAGAAAAAGGTTTTAAAGAATGCATCCTTTGTTTTCGAAAAAGGGAAGATATATGGATTGCTTGGGCGCAATGGTGCAGGTAAAACAACGCTTTTTAATTGTATAAGCGGAGATATGAAGTGTGATAATGGATCAGTAACCTTATATGATGAGATTGATTGTGAACATGAGTTAGATTATTCTAATATAGGCTTTGTATTTTCACAACCTTCATTACCGGAATTTTTAACAGGTTATGAGTTTTTGAAGTTTTTTATTGATATAAATATAGATAAGATATCAAATCTCCTTACAATTGATGAATATTTTAATATGGTAAAAATTGATGAAGATGATAGGTATAGACTGATAAAAGGATATTCACACGGTATGAAAAATAAGATACAAATGCTTTGCTTTCTTATAACACGACCTCAAATTATTCTGTTAGATGAACCGCTAACTTCATTTGATGTAGTAGTTGCTCTTCAGATAAAAAACTTGTTAAAAGAAATTAAAACTGATCATATCATTATCTTTTCCACACACATACTTCAACTTGCTACAGATTTATGCGATGAAATAGTAGTTTTAAATAATGGAATACTTGAAGAATTAGATAATGACATTTTAGATAGCAAAGATTTTGAAGATAGAATTATGGATATTTTGAAGGAGGAGCGTGATGCTTAA
- a CDS encoding helix-turn-helix domain-containing protein, with the protein MNNEAKNTKETGYTNNEKLYKIKKDSSNEINIVKVSKNNLFENISSNFIYNLKKLIQLEGTQKKLAKKIGVSEDLLSKYKAGDAFPSIETLAYICNVYNIKIDKFINLRLSATELEIIEKGLNSNSNIFSGSYFCYFFATNIGKEDSIHEGILEFHEERVSFKIILGDSVMKNFSGSINNSEKIITFNMESVEDGISYLSMTKPNINKGKYVGGLAMLFLPSDANSKPCCQKLLISSIRIKRNTYYENLKQLLTLNSCKVELRNVKLSSFEDEKAYNFIESLL; encoded by the coding sequence TTGAATAATGAAGCAAAAAACACTAAGGAAACGGGCTATACTAACAATGAAAAACTCTATAAAATTAAAAAAGATTCTTCAAATGAAATTAATATTGTTAAAGTGTCTAAAAATAATCTATTTGAAAATATCTCAAGTAATTTCATATATAATTTAAAAAAACTAATTCAACTAGAGGGTACTCAGAAAAAACTGGCAAAAAAAATTGGAGTATCAGAAGATTTGCTTTCAAAGTATAAAGCAGGTGATGCATTTCCTTCTATTGAAACATTAGCTTATATCTGTAATGTATATAATATAAAGATTGATAAATTTATAAATCTGAGATTATCAGCAACAGAACTAGAAATTATTGAGAAAGGGCTAAATTCAAATAGCAATATATTTTCTGGTAGTTATTTTTGCTATTTTTTTGCTACTAATATAGGTAAGGAAGACTCTATTCATGAAGGAATTTTGGAGTTTCATGAGGAAAGAGTAAGTTTTAAAATAATTTTAGGAGATTCTGTTATGAAGAATTTTTCAGGAAGCATTAATAATTCTGAAAAAATTATTACTTTTAATATGGAAAGTGTTGAAGATGGTATATCATATCTAAGTATGACCAAGCCAAACATAAATAAGGGAAAATATGTTGGCGGACTTGCTATGCTTTTCTTGCCTTCAGATGCTAATAGTAAGCCATGTTGTCAAAAGTTATTAATAAGCAGTATCAGAATCAAAAGAAATACATATTATGAAAATCTTAAGCAACTTCTAACATTAAATTCATGTAAAGTTGAACTTAGAAATGTGAAGCTTTCATCATTTGAAGATGAAAAGGCTTATAATTTTATAGAATCATTATTATAG
- a CDS encoding putative ABC transporter permease codes for MSFFISIGFNFIIYSFLGWVIENLYCYHLFKRFQEDGFLYGPYKPMYGFAFSILVLLNDVIHNNIILAMFICLIIPTSIEYLSGYYLKKFFNKTYWDYSNERANYNGLVCVKFSLYWMILSLLGMFFIHPIINKFYLFYKDISFIFIILILLSISMDLLMTIATLSKENKLFKKF; via the coding sequence ATGAGTTTTTTTATTTCTATAGGATTTAATTTTATAATTTACTCTTTTCTTGGATGGGTAATCGAAAACCTATATTGCTATCATCTGTTTAAGAGATTCCAAGAAGATGGCTTTTTATATGGGCCATATAAACCTATGTATGGTTTTGCTTTTTCTATTCTAGTTTTACTTAATGATGTTATTCATAACAACATTATACTTGCCATGTTTATCTGCTTAATAATTCCTACATCTATAGAGTATTTAAGTGGTTATTATCTGAAAAAGTTTTTTAATAAAACTTATTGGGATTATTCAAATGAACGCGCAAATTATAATGGATTAGTATGTGTGAAGTTTTCGTTATATTGGATGATTTTGAGTTTGTTAGGTATGTTTTTCATACATCCTATAATAAATAAGTTTTATTTGTTTTATAAAGATATTTCTTTTATATTTATTATTCTAATACTTTTATCTATTTCGATGGATTTATTAATGACTATAGCAACACTATCTAAAGAAAATAAGCTTTTTAAAAAGTTTTAA
- a CDS encoding MATE family efflux transporter — translation MNTDSRKNLILNDGMYKVILTLSLPIMISNLIQTLYNLVDGIWVGKLGSVQFAATSFVWPVIFLFISIGSGMSIAGTSLLSQLIGASKYEKASKYASQLIVISVICAVIFSALGYLISPVIIKLMGASGDLAYYSNIFLRITFLDMPFTFIFFSFNAIMNSQGNTIMSTILSGCSVILNVILDPILIFNFGLGMAGAPVATLIAKAVLAFVGLYILHKSKSEIKPNFRNFKFDIRLIKRIFRVAIPSAIGQSGSALGFIVLNGFIASYGTATIAAFGMVNRITSLIMQPAMGVGAALTAIVGQNLGSDKVHRVKEAFIKAVKLTMTFSIIGCILMVWQDEPIINFFIQAKDDPSVITQGITYLIYISFSMPLMGLFSIYQGIFQGAGHTKYSMNMEVGRLWLVRLPMILLFKYITSAGPVGIWFSMSFSNLIVCIYGYIVYRKGKWQKKQV, via the coding sequence ATGAATACAGACAGCCGTAAAAATTTAATACTTAATGATGGCATGTATAAAGTCATATTAACTTTATCACTACCTATAATGATAAGTAATCTAATACAAACATTATATAATTTAGTTGATGGAATATGGGTTGGAAAACTTGGTTCTGTCCAGTTTGCAGCTACATCTTTTGTTTGGCCGGTTATTTTCCTATTTATCTCAATAGGCTCTGGAATGTCTATTGCTGGTACTTCTTTATTATCACAGCTTATTGGTGCATCAAAATATGAGAAAGCATCAAAATATGCTTCTCAACTAATTGTAATTTCCGTTATATGCGCAGTAATTTTTTCAGCACTAGGATATTTAATAAGTCCAGTAATAATAAAATTAATGGGAGCAAGCGGTGATTTGGCATATTATAGCAATATATTTTTAAGAATAACCTTTTTAGATATGCCTTTTACTTTTATATTCTTTAGCTTCAATGCAATAATGAATTCGCAAGGTAATACTATAATGTCTACGATTTTAAGTGGATGCAGTGTAATATTAAATGTAATTCTTGATCCTATCCTAATTTTTAATTTTGGCTTGGGTATGGCGGGTGCTCCAGTTGCCACCTTAATTGCAAAAGCTGTACTTGCATTTGTAGGTTTATATATACTTCATAAGTCCAAATCTGAAATAAAACCTAATTTTAGGAATTTTAAATTTGATATTCGTTTAATAAAAAGAATTTTCAGAGTAGCTATTCCGTCTGCAATAGGACAATCTGGTTCTGCTTTGGGCTTTATAGTTCTTAATGGATTTATAGCTTCCTACGGAACAGCTACTATTGCAGCTTTTGGGATGGTTAATAGAATAACTTCATTAATAATGCAGCCTGCTATGGGAGTTGGAGCGGCCCTTACAGCTATTGTTGGACAAAACCTGGGTTCAGATAAAGTTCATAGAGTCAAGGAAGCCTTTATTAAAGCTGTAAAGCTCACTATGACATTTTCAATAATAGGGTGTATTCTTATGGTATGGCAGGACGAGCCTATAATTAACTTTTTTATTCAAGCTAAGGATGACCCTTCGGTTATAACTCAAGGTATAACATATTTAATATATATTTCATTTTCAATGCCATTGATGGGACTATTCAGTATTTATCAAGGTATATTTCAAGGAGCAGGGCACACTAAATATTCAATGAATATGGAAGTAGGTAGACTTTGGCTTGTAAGATTGCCAATGATACTACTATTTAAATATATCACCTCTGCAGGTCCGGTTGGTATATGGTTCTCCATGTCCTTTAGCAATTTGATTGTTTGTATATATGGTTATATTGTCTATAGGAAAGGGAAGTGGCAGAAAAAACAGGTTTAA
- a CDS encoding Cof-type HAD-IIB family hydrolase — protein sequence MKYKLIAIDMDGTFLNEERQITERNLKAVKKAAELGTKVVISSGRIPSALRYIIKDMPKNQPIIACNGSIILDHNHKEIAYGAMDNNSLITMIDILRNDFKDTFFSFFSEDIIYSEKLHPFAEKFNEYNLTLPVEYRMELKMIRDAKNFILESTPRVSKFEIYDDNISNVNAIRARFEKLFDIEIVSSGLNGIEITNKGLSKGSSLEVLAKHYGYSLEECIAVGNDENDIEMIKKAGLGVAVSNAKEYVKSVANYITIRDNDHDAISEVIEKFVV from the coding sequence ATGAAATATAAATTAATTGCAATAGATATGGATGGTACTTTTTTAAATGAGGAAAGGCAAATTACAGAAAGAAACCTTAAAGCAGTAAAAAAGGCTGCAGAGCTTGGAACTAAAGTAGTTATATCATCTGGAAGAATACCATCTGCTTTAAGATACATTATAAAAGATATGCCAAAAAATCAACCTATTATAGCTTGTAATGGAAGTATAATTCTAGATCATAATCATAAAGAAATAGCTTATGGTGCAATGGATAATAATTCGTTAATCACTATGATTGATATACTGAGAAATGATTTTAAGGATACCTTTTTTAGCTTTTTTTCAGAGGATATTATCTATTCTGAAAAACTTCATCCATTTGCTGAAAAGTTTAATGAATATAATTTAACTTTACCGGTTGAGTATAGGATGGAATTGAAAATGATAAGAGATGCTAAAAATTTTATACTTGAATCCACTCCAAGAGTATCTAAATTTGAGATCTACGATGATAATATTAGTAATGTAAATGCTATTAGAGCTAGATTTGAAAAATTATTTGATATAGAAATAGTTTCTTCTGGGCTAAACGGAATAGAAATTACTAATAAGGGATTAAGTAAAGGAAGTTCTCTAGAGGTTTTGGCTAAACATTACGGATATTCTCTTGAAGAGTGCATTGCTGTCGGAAACGACGAAAATGACATTGAAATGATTAAAAAGGCAGGACTTGGTGTTGCTGTTAGTAATGCTAAAGAGTATGTTAAATCAGTTGCAAACTATATAACTATTAGAGATAACGATCACGATGCAATCTCAGAAGTTATAGAAAAGTTTGTTGTATAA
- a CDS encoding pyridoxamine 5'-phosphate oxidase family protein gives MFREMRRKDREIDKTEVIEILESGEYGILATLSENGYPATVPLSYVYFDNYIYFHSATEGEKLDNIEKNSNVSFCVVLDTEVLPDKFSTRFKSVVAYGHASEVTGDMKDKVLYKLIEKYSKDFLEQGKIYIEKAKDKTKVVGIEVVKVTGKARR, from the coding sequence ATGTTTAGAGAAATGAGAAGAAAAGACAGAGAAATAGATAAAACAGAAGTGATAGAGATATTGGAAAGTGGGGAATACGGAATTTTAGCGACACTATCAGAAAATGGATACCCAGCAACAGTACCTTTAAGTTATGTATATTTTGATAATTACATATACTTCCACAGTGCAACAGAAGGAGAGAAACTTGATAATATAGAAAAAAATAGCAACGTATCTTTTTGTGTTGTTTTGGATACTGAAGTTCTTCCAGACAAATTTAGTACAAGATTTAAAAGTGTAGTTGCTTATGGACATGCATCAGAGGTAACTGGAGATATGAAGGATAAGGTTTTATATAAGCTTATAGAAAAATACTCAAAGGACTTTCTTGAACAAGGAAAAATATATATAGAAAAAGCCAAGGATAAAACTAAGGTTGTTGGTATTGAGGTAGTTAAAGTTACAGGAAAAGCTAGAAGATAA